cagagactgagagatTGAGATTCAGTATTGTATTTGTTAgttcagagactggtactaaaatttctgtctctgtctctaaaattttagtatttcagTATCTCAAAAAATAGGGACACaggggactgaaatttttagagatggagactaaaactttaataacattttatacctaaaataatttcattttaattaattaattctaattttatcctttgtgcaaattaaattagagtttcattcttgtttcaattcctgtctcccattttgtaccaaacagaatactgagatttatttcaatccctgtctcttagtctctgtctctcagtctcagtctttctgtctctgtctcttcaccaaacgctacctaaagACGTCAGGGACTTAAAAGTATTTTCCAATGATTAGGGACTAAAATGTCCGCGAGATAAAAGGTGAGGGACtaatttgtttttttctctttttcttattataatttttaaatttattatcattattttgtatttttaaatcttaacatcaaaatattaaatacttgaattatgtttttttttttggtcaaattGTGGCATTCATTTTTTCAATTGAAAAGAGATAACTTATTatgaatcaaatttttaagTCAGTAAATTGATAAAGTAAATATTTAACCACTCTTAAATTAAGATAATTAGACTTATATATAATCAAAGTATTGTAATAAAATTATGTAAAGCAGtactttaaaaaattaaaatgcattATACTTTTACGAAATACAAATTAAGTCATTGACCAGTGTTCTGTTGTTTCTACAAAATAATTGATATCTACATTGAAACTGtcataaaaaagattaaaaatcaTAAAGAAACTAACCATACAAATGATTGATACATCACAAGAGTAGTTACAAGTCTCTACAAATCCTTGGATAAACACAGGATAATTGGAGTCAGGGAAACGTGTTGTTACACACATGGACATGATCAATTTTGTATAATTCATTAATTCTCTTTCCTATGTACAAGAGAACGGAACATGGTAAAAGAATCGTGTATAAACAACGATGAAAACTCCCAATAAACACCTAAACTCTCTAATGGCGTGATGTTGGACTTCTCATAATATTCAAGTTGTCTAAATAAGATGTCTTCTTGTGTGTGTTTACGTTTGGAAGTTTCTGCTCATGCTTTGAGTCAATGTCTTTGTAGAAGTCATCTGAAGCAGCAAAAGggtccttttctttttttccttctgAGCCTTGATCAGTTCCCCATCCCATGAAATCTAATAGGGTCATTTGGCCATTGTCTCCACCATTACCTTTTTCTCTAGGACTGGGTCTTGATGAGGTTCTGTTACCTGACTTTTTAGCCGGAATTTGGGTTTGAAAATCTGCTTGTAGTACATCATCTATTCTCGACAGCACTGTGAAGGCCAAACTTTCCAATATTCTTGAATAGCTCTCAAGAACAGCCAACCCCACATCCTGTTAGGTAGTTTAAAATTGAGTGATTCGTTCAAAATTGTGATATCAAAATGATTTTAAGGGATAAATATATGTGATATTAATTAAAGTATGTATATATTTGCAGATAAGAACTGAAGTGATACATGGCATGGGGTTAATTACCCTGTTGAATTGGATTTTGCTTATTTCCAATGAAGATTGAGGAAGGCCTGGGAAACGATGCTTTAAGAGGAGTAAGATGGTTTCTGCTCTCTCTTCAAAGAGTTCTCTTTTTTCCAAACTCACAGCAGAACTCCAGGATGGCTTTCCATCTTTGTGGTGCATCTTCCGCTTCCAAATAACTATGGATGCTTCAATTCTGTTCTTGAGGTCTAGGATTTTATGTTCCGAAGATAAGTCCATGGTTGATAGGAGCTGATCAGGATCGAAATGTTCAACTGTGATACTCTTGTAGATTGAGTCTCCTAGACTTGATCTTCCATTCTGCAAATTTCAAACAGAACACAAATCAAAATCTATATTAATATTTCACTAgctt
The Arachis stenosperma cultivar V10309 chromosome 7, arast.V10309.gnm1.PFL2, whole genome shotgun sequence genome window above contains:
- the LOC130941319 gene encoding rop guanine nucleotide exchange factor 12 isoform X3, coding for MKERFSKLLLGEDMSGGGKGVSSALALSNAFTNLAASIFGEQRRLEPMPPERKAKWRKEIDWLLSVTDYVVEMVPSQQVGKDGTIMEIMTTKQRTDLHMNVPALRKLDTMLIDCLDNFKEPQEFFYVKKDSGGDDKDPKMKSDEKWWLPTPKVPPEGLSDNARRFLQYQKDCVNQVLKAAMAINAQVITEMEVPENYMDSLPKNGRSSLGDSIYKSITVEHFDPDQLLSTMDLSSEHKILDLKNRIEASIVIWKRKMHHKDGKPSWSSAVSLEKRELFEERAETILLLLKHRFPGLPQSSLEISKIQFNRDVGLAVLESYSRILESLAFTVLSRIDDVLQADFQTQIPAKKSGNRTSSRPSPREKGNGGDNGQMTLLDFMGWGTDQGSEGKKEKDPFAASDDFYKDIDSKHEQKLPNVNTHKKTSYLDNLNIMRSPTSRH
- the LOC130941319 gene encoding rop guanine nucleotide exchange factor 12 isoform X2, with protein sequence MEQMKERFSKLLLGEDMSGGGKGVSSALALSNAFTNLAASIFGEQRRLEPMPPERKAKWRKEIDWLLSVTDYVVEMVPSQQVGKDGTIMEIMTTKQRTDLHMNVPALRKLDTMLIDCLDNFKEPQEFFYVKKDSGGDDKDPKMKSDEKWWLPTPKVPPEGLSDNARRFLQYQKDCVNQVLKAAMAINAQVITEMEVPENYMDSLPKNGRSSLGDSIYKSITVEHFDPDQLLSTMDLSSEHKILDLKNRIEASIVIWKRKMHHKDGKPSWSSAVSLEKRELFEERAETILLLLKHRFPGLPQSSLEISKIQFNRDVGLAVLESYSRILESLAFTVLSRIDDVLQADFQTQIPAKKSGNRTSSRPSPREKGNGGDNGQMTLLDFMGWGTDQGSEGKKEKDPFAASDDFYKDIDSKHEQKLPNVNTHKKTSYLDNLNIMRSPTSRH